The following coding sequences are from one Candidatus Kinetoplastibacterium galatii TCC219 window:
- a CDS encoding arginine/lysine/ornithine decarboxylase, whose protein sequence is MRFLFPIFIIDEDYRSENVSGLGIRALAEAIEAQGVKVIGVTGYGDISSFAQQQSRASAFILSIDDEEFDVDSPEDVAIIIKKLRAFIGELRFRNADIPIYLYGETRTSEHIPNDILRELHGFIHMFEDTPEFVARHIIREANNYVSSLAPPFFGELVKYAQDGSYSWHCPGHSGGVAFLKSPVGQMFHQFFGENMLRADVCNAVDELGQLLDHTGPVAESELNAARIFHADRCYFVTNGTSTSNKIVWHANVANDDIVLVDRNCHKSILHAITMTGAIPVFLRPTRNNFGIIGPIPLDEFNPDNINKKILSNPLAKKVANKKPRILTLTQSTYDGVVYNVEMIKKHLDGYVDTLHFDEAWLPHASFHDFYQDMHAIGENRPRGNTSMIFATHSTHKLLAGISQASQIIVQEPADRKFDHTAFNEAYLMHTSTSPQYAIIASCDVAAAMMEPPGGTALVEESIREAMDFRRAMRKVESEFGKNDWWFKVWGPNRMAQEGIGNREDWMLYSDDQWHGFGDLACGFNMLDPIKTTIVTPGLSISGSFGESGIPASLVSKYLAEHGVVVEKTGLYSFFILFTIGITKGRWNSLLTALQQFKDDYDRNQPMWRILPGFCKSQRKYERLGIRDLCHQIHNTYREYDIARLTTEMYLSEMIPAMKPSEAFAKMAHREVEKVKISDLEGRITGVLLTPYPPGIPLLIPGERFNKTIVNYLEFVRDFNDEFPGFENYMHGLTIDTDENGNKNYYVDCLA, encoded by the coding sequence ATGAGATTTTTATTTCCTATTTTTATAATTGATGAAGACTATCGTTCTGAGAATGTTTCTGGTCTTGGTATTAGAGCATTAGCCGAGGCTATAGAAGCTCAAGGAGTGAAGGTTATAGGCGTTACAGGTTACGGAGACATAAGCTCATTTGCGCAACAGCAAAGTCGTGCTAGTGCTTTCATCTTATCTATTGATGACGAGGAATTTGATGTTGATTCTCCAGAAGATGTTGCCATTATTATAAAAAAATTACGTGCTTTTATTGGTGAATTAAGATTTCGTAATGCAGATATACCAATATATTTATATGGAGAAACTAGAACCTCTGAGCATATTCCAAATGATATTTTGAGAGAATTGCACGGTTTTATTCATATGTTCGAAGATACTCCGGAGTTTGTTGCTAGGCATATAATAAGAGAAGCAAATAACTATGTATCTTCTTTGGCTCCACCTTTTTTCGGAGAGTTAGTTAAATATGCTCAAGATGGATCTTATTCTTGGCATTGTCCAGGTCATTCTGGTGGAGTTGCATTTTTGAAAAGTCCTGTTGGGCAAATGTTCCATCAGTTTTTTGGTGAAAACATGCTTCGTGCAGATGTATGTAATGCTGTAGATGAATTGGGGCAATTACTGGATCATACAGGCCCAGTTGCTGAATCTGAGCTTAACGCTGCACGTATTTTTCATGCTGATCGTTGTTACTTTGTTACTAATGGCACATCAACGTCTAATAAAATTGTTTGGCATGCAAATGTTGCGAATGATGACATAGTGTTAGTAGACCGCAATTGTCACAAGTCTATTTTACATGCTATAACTATGACTGGAGCTATTCCTGTTTTTTTAAGACCAACACGTAATAACTTTGGTATAATAGGTCCAATACCTCTGGATGAATTCAATCCTGATAATATTAATAAAAAGATATTATCGAACCCGCTGGCAAAAAAAGTAGCAAATAAAAAACCAAGAATATTAACTCTTACTCAAAGTACATACGATGGTGTTGTTTATAATGTTGAAATGATAAAAAAGCATCTTGATGGTTATGTAGATACTCTTCATTTTGATGAGGCTTGGTTACCACATGCATCCTTTCATGATTTTTACCAAGACATGCATGCTATTGGAGAAAATAGACCTAGGGGTAATACCTCCATGATTTTTGCTACGCATTCAACACATAAATTATTAGCAGGAATATCTCAAGCATCTCAAATAATTGTTCAAGAACCAGCTGATAGAAAATTTGATCATACGGCTTTTAATGAAGCATATCTAATGCATACTTCTACATCTCCACAGTATGCAATTATAGCTTCTTGCGATGTTGCTGCTGCTATGATGGAGCCTCCAGGAGGAACAGCATTAGTAGAAGAAAGCATAAGAGAAGCAATGGATTTTAGACGTGCCATGCGTAAGGTTGAGTCAGAATTTGGAAAAAATGATTGGTGGTTTAAAGTTTGGGGTCCGAATAGGATGGCTCAGGAAGGAATAGGAAATCGCGAAGACTGGATGTTGTATTCTGATGATCAGTGGCATGGTTTTGGAGATTTGGCATGTGGATTTAACATGTTAGATCCTATAAAAACTACAATTGTAACTCCAGGATTGAGCATTTCTGGCAGTTTTGGAGAATCTGGGATTCCTGCTTCATTAGTCTCAAAGTATCTAGCAGAACATGGAGTAGTTGTAGAAAAAACAGGACTTTATTCATTTTTCATTTTATTCACAATTGGTATTACTAAAGGACGATGGAATAGTTTGTTAACTGCTTTACAGCAATTTAAAGATGATTATGATCGTAATCAACCAATGTGGCGTATATTGCCTGGATTCTGTAAGTCTCAGAGAAAATACGAGCGTTTAGGAATTAGAGATCTTTGCCATCAAATTCATAATACATATCGCGAGTATGATATAGCTCGTCTTACGACTGAAATGTATTTAAGCGAAATGATTCCCGCAATGAAACCATCAGAAGCTTTTGCCAAAATGGCTCATCGTGAAGTAGAGAAAGTCAAAATATCTGATCTTGAAGGACGTATTACAGGTGTATTGCTGACACCATATCCTCCAGGAATACCGTTGCTAATTCCAGGAGAACGTTTTAATAAAACAATAGTTAATTATTTGGAATTTGTCCGTGATTTTAATGATGAATTTCCAGGATTCGAGAATTATATGCATGGTCTAACTATAGACACCGATGAAAATGGCAATAAAAATTATTATGTTGATTGCTTAGCTTAG
- the dcd gene encoding dCTP deaminase translates to MSIKSDIWIRSAAEGGMIEPFEPYQVNAINNSRIVSYGTSSYGYDVRCAKEFKIFTNINHAIVDPKNFDEKSFVDFYGEVCIIPPNSFALARTVEYFRIPRNVLTICLGKSTYARCGIIVNVTPLEPEWEGHVTLEFSNTTPLPAKIYAEEGCAQMVFLESSETCEVSYADRGGKYQFQNGVTVPCI, encoded by the coding sequence ATGAGTATTAAGAGTGATATTTGGATTCGTTCTGCCGCAGAAGGTGGAATGATCGAGCCATTTGAACCTTACCAAGTTAATGCGATAAACAATAGCCGCATTGTAAGTTATGGCACTAGTAGTTATGGATATGACGTTCGTTGCGCAAAGGAATTTAAGATTTTTACTAACATTAACCATGCTATTGTCGATCCTAAGAATTTTGATGAAAAGTCATTCGTTGATTTTTATGGAGAAGTTTGTATTATTCCGCCTAATTCTTTTGCTTTAGCACGTACAGTAGAATATTTTCGCATCCCTCGTAATGTTCTTACTATATGCCTAGGAAAGAGCACTTATGCTAGATGTGGAATTATAGTAAATGTTACACCTCTGGAACCAGAGTGGGAGGGACATGTTACACTAGAATTTTCTAATACTACACCATTACCAGCGAAGATATATGCTGAAGAGGGTTGTGCACAAATGGTTTTCTTGGAATCTTCTGAAACTTGTGAAGTATCTTATGCAGATAGAGGAGGTAAATATCAGTTTCAAAATGGTGTTACCGTTCCTTGCATTTAG
- a CDS encoding translocation/assembly module TamB domain-containing protein — protein sequence MIKLKNNFRYLVGVLLPTISILIAIICGLTFWCVASHQGTCFVIKLIAGKFNGSATNIQGTIVNGLRIGSLSISNKSMSCNINDLYLHIKWESLLKGVLRASQLSIHSTVLNLKSNEENLSKNNIINFKFPKFLKVDLFSIDSTAIYNENDEFIVSAHDLLARINTEKNSSGIVLERLDLCSLHFNASVSGLFKITLSDNLFSACADILLKKNPSSCKILRPEFMNCSLNIRANGDSDRVCFDIKASNKDFIIENSTVFSICNKLSLLSCFLDINSHSSAGRAFFSISRKNKEFCDFFSLDCNIEDLDFGLIFNNNVPSLLLNLVANANFEILEKDYYRLILDAKILDNSKWNDKELSGIFKTDMNFTNKDNYSNDNKFIDYLSKVFVRSMDLNLSINNNKFFVSNVFNETQHCLAINAVMPNLSDLCSKLSGSINLDIDMNGLLKNHSIRFNTLLDKVKIGNFARWKNVSLSSYFSILFNHDSNRLLIFRLHDINTSFDDLLISLNKNSDINLSLDVDFSNLTWRLGKFCMIFKSHKHGEVVLEHILSSGSSSNLETKAKFKNLLSDSLIFSDIAKLLGMKFNLPYLSKDLLGIPSAFPMYGEWDISFSDNLQGYIEINAYDKFLLDSISNSAPIFNVLLKAKPRANRYSDISLDVKLKDSSIGFMDAKASLVSCINNNLINFVINKDCFIDINMDINDLSIVNKLLRDDLEIGGSLNSIINFIGSEDGRWNTNGSISIEKFRLFMLDKGIYLDNGCLLSHSEGRKFIVDKLNFPSTNSIKNKETYDSNSILHNRNIKDGYILCNGYLDLEDLNGKFFSIIQKFPVLQRSDCYASVSGNIDIDIAFPTFFLSGKLTADNGLVNLDHMLRASTLDDDVIVQHFGILKNQSNNSFLLPNIDLLFDLGDKFRISVLGLNTGLFGSIRTSSKDDGRLVGIGTLKANDGIVDAYGKRLKVKHGSLTFQGRLDNPLIDVEALKSGELIESGIRVSGTLQKPVVTLVSYPDVSDVEKLSWLILGRGPEDNASDISLLYSVGTALLGRGQSLYRQLGLSDVSIKNGSVGSFDSLLPGQTVVGSLVRDEYDRLSTQFVVASKKFSNGVDLSIEQSLASTETVGRISYRLSHSWSFDIKIGSVNGAAFICRSFFE from the coding sequence TTGATTAAGTTAAAAAATAATTTTAGATATTTGGTAGGCGTACTATTGCCTACTATATCAATTTTAATAGCTATAATCTGTGGATTGACATTCTGGTGTGTAGCATCCCATCAAGGCACATGTTTTGTAATAAAATTAATAGCCGGTAAGTTTAATGGAAGCGCAACAAATATTCAAGGTACAATTGTCAATGGTCTGAGGATTGGAAGCTTAAGTATTAGTAATAAGAGTATGAGTTGCAATATTAATGACTTATATCTACATATAAAATGGGAATCATTGCTTAAAGGAGTTTTGCGTGCTAGTCAATTATCTATTCATTCAACTGTTTTAAATCTTAAGAGTAATGAGGAAAATCTTAGTAAGAATAATATAATAAATTTTAAATTTCCAAAATTCTTAAAAGTTGATTTGTTTAGTATTGATTCTACAGCTATATATAATGAAAATGATGAATTTATTGTTTCGGCTCATGATTTATTAGCCAGAATTAATACTGAGAAGAATTCATCAGGGATTGTATTAGAAAGATTAGATTTATGTTCTCTTCATTTTAATGCTAGTGTTAGTGGATTATTTAAAATAACATTATCTGATAATTTATTTTCTGCATGTGCTGATATTCTCCTTAAAAAAAATCCTTCCAGTTGCAAAATACTTAGACCAGAATTTATGAATTGTTCTTTAAATATACGAGCTAATGGTGATTCAGATAGAGTTTGTTTTGATATTAAGGCCAGTAATAAAGATTTTATTATTGAGAATTCAACAGTATTCTCTATTTGTAATAAATTATCTCTTTTATCATGTTTTCTAGATATTAATAGCCATAGTTCTGCTGGAAGAGCTTTTTTTTCTATTTCAAGAAAAAATAAAGAATTCTGTGATTTTTTTTCACTGGATTGCAACATAGAAGATTTAGATTTTGGTTTGATATTTAACAATAATGTTCCTTCCTTGCTATTAAATTTAGTTGCTAATGCTAATTTTGAGATTTTAGAAAAAGATTATTATAGATTAATTTTAGATGCTAAAATTTTAGATAATAGTAAATGGAATGATAAAGAACTATCTGGTATTTTTAAAACAGATATGAATTTTACAAATAAAGATAATTATTCGAATGATAATAAATTTATAGATTACTTATCAAAGGTTTTTGTTAGATCTATGGATCTTAATCTAAGTATAAATAATAATAAATTTTTTGTAAGTAATGTTTTCAACGAAACACAACACTGTTTAGCTATTAATGCTGTAATGCCAAATCTTTCTGATTTGTGCTCTAAACTATCTGGTTCTATTAATTTGGATATTGATATGAATGGTTTATTAAAAAATCATTCAATTAGATTCAATACATTATTAGATAAAGTAAAAATTGGTAATTTTGCTAGATGGAAAAATGTCTCTTTATCATCATATTTCTCTATTTTGTTTAATCACGATTCTAATAGATTATTGATTTTTAGACTTCATGACATTAACACTAGTTTCGATGATCTTTTAATTTCTTTAAATAAGAATTCGGATATTAATTTAAGTCTTGATGTTGATTTTTCAAATCTTACATGGAGATTAGGAAAATTTTGCATGATCTTTAAATCACACAAGCATGGGGAAGTAGTCTTAGAGCACATCTTGTCTAGCGGTAGTAGCAGTAATCTAGAGACAAAAGCAAAATTTAAAAATTTACTATCTGATAGTTTAATTTTCTCAGATATAGCTAAGCTCTTAGGCATGAAGTTTAACCTGCCATATTTAAGTAAAGACTTATTGGGTATACCTAGTGCATTCCCTATGTATGGGGAATGGGATATTTCATTTTCTGATAATTTACAAGGATATATTGAAATCAACGCTTATGATAAATTTCTACTAGATTCCATATCTAATTCAGCCCCTATTTTTAATGTGTTATTGAAAGCAAAGCCTAGAGCAAATAGATATAGTGATATAAGTCTTGATGTGAAACTGAAAGATTCTTCCATTGGATTTATGGACGCTAAGGCGTCATTAGTTTCATGTATCAATAATAATCTTATTAATTTTGTAATAAACAAAGATTGCTTCATAGATATAAATATGGATATAAATGACCTTTCTATAGTTAATAAGCTCCTAAGAGATGATCTGGAGATTGGAGGATCTTTAAATTCCATAATAAATTTCATTGGTTCTGAAGACGGGAGATGGAATACAAATGGCTCCATTTCTATAGAAAAATTTCGATTGTTTATGTTAGATAAAGGAATTTATCTTGATAATGGTTGTCTATTATCACACTCAGAAGGAAGAAAATTTATAGTCGATAAATTAAATTTTCCATCAACAAATAGCATAAAGAATAAAGAAACTTACGATAGTAATTCTATTTTGCATAATAGAAATATTAAGGATGGTTATATTCTTTGCAATGGTTATCTAGATCTAGAAGACTTAAATGGTAAGTTTTTTTCAATCATACAGAAATTTCCAGTTCTACAGAGGTCTGATTGTTATGCATCAGTTTCTGGAAATATAGATATCGATATAGCATTCCCTACTTTTTTTCTCAGCGGTAAATTAACGGCAGATAATGGTTTGGTTAACTTGGATCATATGCTTCGGGCTTCAACGTTAGATGATGATGTTATAGTTCAGCATTTTGGGATATTAAAAAATCAATCAAATAATTCGTTTTTATTACCAAATATCGATCTTTTGTTTGATCTTGGTGATAAGTTTCGTATATCAGTACTAGGTCTGAATACAGGATTATTCGGATCTATTAGAACTTCTTCGAAAGATGATGGCCGTCTAGTTGGCATAGGAACTCTAAAAGCTAATGATGGTATTGTTGATGCATATGGGAAAAGACTAAAGGTAAAACACGGTAGTCTTACTTTTCAAGGAAGACTTGATAATCCCTTAATAGATGTTGAAGCTTTAAAATCTGGAGAATTAATTGAATCTGGTATACGAGTTTCAGGGACATTGCAGAAACCTGTCGTCACACTTGTATCTTATCCCGATGTTAGTGATGTTGAGAAACTTTCATGGTTGATTTTGGGTCGAGGTCCTGAAGATAATGCTAGCGATATTTCTTTATTATATTCTGTTGGAACTGCATTGCTAGGAAGAGGGCAATCATTGTATCGTCAATTGGGTCTAAGTGATGTAAGTATAAAGAATGGTTCTGTTGGCAGTTTTGATAGTCTTTTGCCAGGTCAAACAGTTGTTGGAAGTTTAGTACGTGATGAATATGATCGGCTTTCTACACAATTTGTTGTTGCCAGTAAGAAATTTTCAAATGGTGTTGATTTGAGTATAGAGCAGTCTTTGGCTAGCACTGAAACAGTTGGTAGAATAAGTTATAGATTATCGCACTCTTGGTCATTTGATATAAAAATAGGGTCTGTTAATGGAGCAGCTTTTATTTGTCGTTCATTTTTCGAATAA
- a CDS encoding dihydrofolate reductase has protein sequence MEIIIIVAYSDNRVIGKNNTLPWKLTSDLKSFKKHTINNTIIMGRKTWDSLPKKPLPDRENIVITRRNIIDCGALTAKSLSEAISLCSPGKKIFVIGGSSIYEQFLPIASRILATEIHSSLNGDSFFPEIRSDIWLEIDRKPQIPENNYNYDFVTYIKQPKNLIVL, from the coding sequence ATGGAAATAATTATTATAGTTGCCTATTCTGACAACAGAGTAATAGGTAAAAACAATACACTACCATGGAAATTAACAAGTGATTTGAAATCATTCAAAAAACATACCATAAATAACACCATTATTATGGGTAGAAAAACTTGGGATTCATTACCTAAGAAACCATTGCCTGATAGAGAAAATATCGTTATAACAAGAAGAAATATAATAGATTGTGGAGCTCTTACAGCAAAATCTCTTAGTGAAGCTATAAGTTTATGTTCACCTGGTAAGAAAATTTTTGTTATAGGAGGATCTTCAATATATGAGCAATTTCTACCAATAGCATCACGTATATTAGCAACAGAAATACACTCATCGCTAAATGGAGATTCTTTTTTCCCTGAGATACGTTCAGATATTTGGTTAGAAATTGATCGCAAACCACAAATTCCCGAAAATAATTATAACTACGATTTTGTTACATATATAAAACAACCTAAAAATCTTATTGTTTTATAA